A genomic region of Pseudomonas abietaniphila contains the following coding sequences:
- a CDS encoding DUF1987 domain-containing protein, translating to MDNFYIEATATSPEVDFRFDQNLLSMKGESYPENAAAFYAPIVQQLRAFLEAKEGATITANIALAYFNSSSTKMLFSIFDALDQSAEAGNRIEVNWYYEEEDETIFEFGEELKADFTSIIFNDHPVTT from the coding sequence ATGGACAACTTCTACATTGAAGCAACGGCCACTTCGCCGGAAGTCGACTTTCGTTTTGACCAGAATCTTCTGTCGATGAAAGGCGAATCCTACCCGGAAAACGCTGCGGCTTTTTACGCACCGATCGTGCAGCAGCTGCGAGCATTTCTGGAGGCCAAAGAAGGCGCGACGATCACGGCGAACATCGCACTGGCCTACTTCAACAGCTCCAGTACCAAGATGCTGTTCAGCATTTTCGATGCCCTGGATCAGTCCGCCGAGGCAGGCAACCGGATTGAAGTGAACTGGTACTACGAGGAAGAAGACGAGACCATCTTCGAGTTTGGCGAGGAGCTCAAGGCCGACTTCACCTCGATCATCTTCAATGACCATCCAGTAACCACGTGA
- a CDS encoding creatininase family protein → MLLHLSTWREIEAFLTRSRTIVVPIGSNEQHGPTGLLGTDWMCPQIIAEEAQKDADILIAPTFNIGMAQHHLGFPGTISLRPSTFIAAIGDWVRSLAGHGFEKILFLNGHGGNVASIEAAFSELYAEASFAGRPAGFALKLCNWWDLEGVGQLAHAQFPVGHGSHATPSEIAVTQWAYPDAIKSAAYSPRIAPNGPIREARDFRARFPDGRMGSDPDLATPEKGGELVKLAAKGLVQAVGAFSRESTPD, encoded by the coding sequence ATGCTTTTGCACCTGTCAACGTGGCGCGAGATCGAAGCGTTTCTGACCCGCAGCCGCACCATCGTCGTGCCCATTGGTTCGAACGAGCAACATGGCCCGACCGGGCTCCTGGGCACTGACTGGATGTGCCCGCAGATCATTGCCGAAGAAGCGCAGAAAGACGCCGATATCCTCATCGCCCCGACGTTCAACATCGGCATGGCACAGCATCACCTCGGGTTTCCGGGCACGATTTCGCTGCGCCCATCGACCTTCATCGCCGCCATAGGCGACTGGGTTCGCTCCCTGGCCGGGCACGGTTTCGAGAAGATCCTGTTCCTCAATGGCCACGGCGGTAACGTGGCGTCGATTGAAGCCGCCTTTTCCGAGCTGTACGCCGAAGCCAGCTTCGCCGGACGGCCGGCGGGGTTCGCGTTGAAGCTGTGCAACTGGTGGGATCTGGAAGGCGTCGGCCAACTCGCCCACGCGCAGTTTCCGGTGGGCCATGGTTCGCACGCCACACCGTCGGAGATCGCGGTCACGCAGTGGGCTTATCCAGACGCCATCAAGTCGGCGGCGTATTCGCCACGCATTGCGCCAAACGGCCCTATCCGCGAAGCACGGGACTTTCGTGCGCGCTTCCCGGACGGCCGCATGGGCTCAGACCCTGACCTCGCTACCCCGGAAAAAGGCGGCGAACTGGTGAAGCTCGCCGCCAAGGGGCTGGTGCAGGCGGTGGGAGCCTTCAGTCGGGAATCGACGCCGGACTGA
- a CDS encoding aldo/keto reductase family oxidoreductase: MSNASKAGTFQLGDRSVNRMGYGAMQLAGPGVFGPPKDPKAAIAVLREALALGVNHIDTSDFYGPHFTNQLIREALHPYADDLVIVTKVGAQRGEDASWNPAQSPAELIKAVHDNLRNLGLDVLDVVNLRAWGNMHSPGEESIEEQFTALAELQRQGLIGHLGLSNVTAAQVKQAQSIADVVCVQNHYNLSHRDDEQLIADLGKQGIAYVPFFPLGGFTPLQSDVLSSVATRMDASPLLVALAWLLQRAPNILLIPGTSSVAHLRENLTASELKIPPQMLAELDAVA; this comes from the coding sequence GATCGCAGCGTCAACCGCATGGGCTACGGCGCGATGCAACTGGCCGGGCCGGGCGTGTTCGGTCCGCCCAAGGACCCCAAAGCCGCCATCGCGGTCCTTCGCGAGGCGCTGGCGCTGGGCGTCAATCACATCGACACCTCCGACTTCTACGGCCCCCATTTCACCAACCAGTTGATCCGCGAGGCGCTGCATCCTTATGCCGACGACCTGGTCATCGTCACCAAAGTCGGTGCTCAACGGGGTGAAGACGCTTCCTGGAATCCGGCGCAAAGCCCGGCCGAGCTGATCAAGGCCGTGCACGACAATTTGCGCAATCTGGGGCTGGATGTCCTGGATGTCGTGAATCTGCGCGCCTGGGGCAACATGCACTCACCGGGCGAGGAGTCCATCGAAGAACAGTTCACCGCGCTCGCCGAACTGCAACGCCAGGGGCTGATTGGGCATCTGGGCCTGAGCAACGTCACGGCGGCACAGGTCAAACAGGCGCAGTCCATCGCCGATGTCGTGTGCGTGCAGAACCACTACAACCTGTCTCACCGAGATGACGAGCAACTGATCGCCGACCTCGGCAAACAAGGCATCGCCTACGTGCCGTTTTTCCCGCTGGGTGGTTTTACGCCACTGCAATCCGACGTCCTGTCCAGCGTGGCGACGCGAATGGACGCTTCGCCGCTTCTGGTGGCATTGGCCTGGCTGCTGCAACGTGCCCCGAACATTCTGTTGATTCCGGGCACGTCGTCGGTGGCGCATCTGCGGGAAAACCTGACCGCCAGTGAACTGAAGATACCGCCGCAGATGTTGGCTGAACTGGATGCCGTGGCGTAG
- a CDS encoding amidase, with translation MIEVTEVSIAQLRAALASGETTAVELVQAYLARIDAYDGPDTATRLNALVVRNPEALKEAEASDARRASGQTLGPLDGIPYTAKDSYLVKGLTAASGSPAFADLVAYRDAFTVERLRAAGAICLGKTNMPPMANGGMQRGVYGRAESPYNGDYLTAPFASGSSNGAGTATAASFAAFGLAEETWSSGRGPASNNGLCAYTPSRGVISVRGNWPLTPTMDVVVPFARTMADLLDVLDVVVADDPDTRGDLWRLQPWVPIPSVASVRPASYAELAVKAEALAGKRLGIPRMYINADPDAGTSEAPGIGGPTGQRINTRPSVIALWQEARQALEAAGAEVIEVDFPLVSNCEGDRPGAPTVFNRGIVSKEFLHHELWDLTAWAFDDFLQANGDPKLNRLVDVDGPKIFPHDPGTLPNREGDLAAGMDEYVRMAERGITPWNEIDTLADGLRGLEKTRRIDLEEWMDAQGLDAVLFPTVADVAPADSDVNPESADIAWSNGVWVANGNLAIRHLGVPTVTVPMGIMSDIGMPVGLTFAGRAYDDSTLLRLASAFESTGSKRMIPPRTPALVSANS, from the coding sequence ATGATCGAAGTCACCGAAGTTTCCATCGCTCAATTGCGCGCGGCGTTGGCGTCCGGCGAAACCACCGCCGTGGAACTCGTCCAGGCGTATTTGGCGCGCATCGATGCCTATGACGGCCCTGACACCGCGACCCGCCTCAACGCGCTGGTGGTCCGAAACCCTGAAGCCCTCAAAGAAGCCGAAGCCTCCGACGCTCGACGTGCGAGCGGCCAGACACTCGGCCCGCTCGACGGTATTCCGTACACCGCCAAAGACAGTTACCTGGTCAAAGGCCTCACCGCCGCGTCCGGCAGCCCTGCGTTCGCCGATCTGGTTGCTTATCGCGATGCGTTCACCGTGGAACGGCTGCGCGCTGCCGGGGCGATCTGCCTGGGCAAGACCAACATGCCGCCCATGGCCAACGGCGGCATGCAACGCGGCGTTTACGGCCGCGCCGAAAGTCCCTACAACGGCGACTACCTCACCGCACCCTTTGCCTCGGGATCTTCGAACGGCGCTGGTACAGCGACGGCGGCCAGCTTCGCCGCGTTCGGTCTGGCTGAAGAAACCTGGTCAAGCGGTCGCGGTCCTGCATCCAACAACGGCCTGTGCGCTTACACCCCGTCGCGCGGCGTGATTTCGGTGCGTGGCAATTGGCCGCTGACACCGACCATGGACGTCGTCGTGCCTTTCGCCCGCACCATGGCCGACCTGCTGGACGTGCTGGACGTAGTGGTCGCGGACGATCCCGACACACGCGGCGACCTGTGGCGGCTGCAACCCTGGGTGCCGATTCCCTCGGTCGCGTCGGTGCGTCCGGCCTCGTACGCGGAGCTCGCGGTGAAGGCCGAGGCGCTCGCAGGCAAGCGCCTGGGCATCCCGCGCATGTACATCAACGCAGACCCTGACGCAGGCACCAGCGAAGCGCCGGGCATCGGCGGCCCGACCGGCCAGCGCATCAACACCCGTCCCTCGGTCATCGCACTGTGGCAAGAGGCTCGCCAGGCGCTCGAAGCGGCAGGCGCGGAAGTCATCGAAGTCGATTTCCCGCTGGTCTCCAATTGCGAAGGCGATCGCCCGGGCGCGCCGACCGTGTTCAACCGGGGAATCGTCTCCAAGGAATTCCTGCACCACGAATTGTGGGACCTGACGGCGTGGGCCTTTGATGATTTCCTGCAGGCCAATGGTGATCCCAAGCTGAACCGCCTGGTCGATGTCGACGGGCCGAAGATCTTCCCTCACGACCCCGGCACCCTGCCCAACCGCGAAGGCGATCTGGCGGCAGGCATGGACGAATACGTGCGCATGGCCGAGCGTGGCATCACGCCGTGGAACGAAATCGACACCTTGGCCGACGGCTTGCGCGGGCTGGAGAAAACCCGACGCATCGACCTGGAAGAGTGGATGGATGCGCAGGGACTGGACGCCGTGCTGTTCCCGACCGTCGCCGATGTCGCACCCGCTGATTCGGACGTCAATCCTGAATCCGCGGACATCGCGTGGAGCAACGGTGTGTGGGTCGCCAACGGCAACCTCGCCATTCGCCATTTGGGCGTTCCGACGGTCACCGTGCCCATGGGCATCATGTCGGACATCGGCATGCCGGTCGGCCTGACGTTCGCCGGTCGCGCCTATGACGACTCGACGCTGCTGCGTCTGGCGTCTGCGTTTGAATCGACCGGGTCGAAGCGGATGATCCCGCCGCGCACACCTGCCCTTGTTTCCGCGAATTCCTAG
- a CDS encoding SiaB family protein kinase → MFTSPTAQQDCTFFDLAQQRNVIFYHMGYFSHHIISAMAEVVKLQLEISGVSGPTRRKLFSSFVELSQNIIHYSSDALSATVAEASALRQGAVCISTDGERHLMLCANPIATADIERLREKLEPLRTMSLEEIKHAYKVTLRAETPEDSKGAGLGFLTMARDASAPLEFGFHPRPDDPETTLFCLKATI, encoded by the coding sequence ATGTTCACTTCACCCACCGCTCAGCAGGACTGCACGTTTTTCGATCTGGCCCAACAGAGAAACGTGATTTTCTATCACATGGGGTATTTCTCGCATCACATCATCTCGGCGATGGCCGAAGTGGTGAAGCTGCAACTGGAAATCTCCGGGGTCAGCGGCCCGACGCGACGCAAACTGTTTTCGTCGTTCGTCGAACTCTCGCAGAACATCATTCATTATTCCTCCGACGCCTTGAGTGCGACGGTCGCCGAAGCGTCTGCGCTGCGTCAGGGCGCCGTCTGCATCAGCACCGACGGTGAGCGGCACCTGATGCTCTGCGCCAACCCCATTGCGACGGCCGACATCGAGCGGCTGCGCGAGAAGCTCGAGCCGCTGCGCACCATGTCACTGGAAGAGATCAAGCACGCCTACAAAGTCACGCTGCGCGCCGAGACGCCGGAAGACAGCAAAGGGGCTGGCCTGGGCTTCCTCACCATGGCCCGTGACGCCAGCGCGCCGCTGGAATTCGGTTTTCATCCGCGCCCGGACGACCCCGAAACCACCTTGTTTTGCCTTAAAGCCACCATTTGA
- a CDS encoding LysR family transcriptional regulator — MTVQKRTDLDWQDVRIFLALARHGSLSAAARMLSVNHATIARRLHSLEESLGEKLVERRPDGYALTLAGTHVLEAASDMEHAAQTLSRGMQDGTPSGLVRISASPGLAGGYLISRLPALTARYPKLDIDLSPALRSISLDRHEADIAIRFDRPKDGDIIARPLVNVGFGFYGTDEACRSVEAGGNLVLIGFNEADGHLAQEKWVARHFPRARIAFRAKDQALHAVAARSGIGLALIPHYIGRAEATLRICDLGAVPSSREVFLLTRSRDRKDASIRVVADEVADLFEQERDLFSAQSTLG, encoded by the coding sequence ATGACTGTTCAAAAACGCACAGACCTCGATTGGCAAGACGTCAGGATTTTCCTGGCGCTTGCGCGACATGGAAGCCTGTCTGCCGCCGCGCGGATGCTTTCGGTCAACCATGCGACGATTGCGCGGCGGCTCCATTCGCTGGAGGAGAGTCTTGGCGAGAAGCTCGTCGAGCGCCGACCTGACGGCTATGCACTGACGCTGGCGGGAACGCATGTGCTCGAAGCGGCAAGCGACATGGAGCACGCGGCGCAGACGCTGAGTCGTGGAATGCAGGACGGCACACCTTCCGGTCTTGTCAGAATCAGCGCCTCGCCCGGCCTCGCTGGCGGCTATCTCATTTCACGCCTGCCTGCGCTGACAGCCCGTTATCCCAAGCTGGATATAGACCTGTCCCCTGCCCTGCGCTCCATCAGCCTCGACCGGCATGAAGCGGATATTGCCATCCGCTTCGACAGGCCCAAGGACGGCGATATCATCGCGCGTCCGCTGGTCAATGTCGGCTTTGGGTTTTACGGAACGGATGAAGCCTGTCGCTCGGTTGAAGCTGGAGGCAACCTGGTTTTGATCGGCTTCAATGAGGCTGATGGTCACTTGGCCCAGGAGAAATGGGTGGCCCGACATTTCCCCCGAGCTCGCATCGCATTTCGCGCCAAAGATCAGGCGCTTCATGCCGTCGCCGCCCGGTCAGGTATCGGACTGGCGTTGATTCCGCATTACATCGGGCGCGCGGAGGCGACGCTGCGGATATGCGATCTTGGCGCAGTGCCCTCCAGCCGAGAGGTGTTTCTGCTGACGCGCAGTCGCGATCGAAAAGACGCGTCCATCCGGGTGGTGGCCGATGAGGTCGCTGACCTGTTTGAGCAGGAACGTGACCTGTTCTCTGCCCAAAGCACGTTGGGTTAA
- a CDS encoding SpoIIE family protein phosphatase: MRPTLPRDHRCAGDLCNEVPGIESDSTNNRVMEIFSAHRERACLAVLEGDRPIGLINRNIFLSQMSKPFHRELYDKKSCIAFMDKEPLIVDAGMSIEALTFKTVEYGEKALADGFIVTRNGHFAGLGNGLELMAVVAAMQAEKNRQMMQSIEYASVIQRAMLRASREALSSTLGDASLLWEPRDVVGGDFYHFCAYADGWFGAIADCTGHGVPGAFMTLIASSSLTQALAQLGPRNPANLLSAVNRSVKEQLGQVNGLDGTPESDDGLDASFFWFDNATQVLSFAGASMALHVLHPDAEQLETIAGQRMGVGYVDSHFDYQWSVSRVQMQPGSLMFIATDGLIDQIGGPKRIAFGKRKAFETIIAHRTQPSSAICEALQTALAVWQGEQSRRDDLTLFCARIQE; this comes from the coding sequence ATGCGGCCGACGTTGCCCCGAGATCACCGTTGCGCAGGCGATCTGTGCAATGAGGTGCCCGGCATCGAATCGGACAGCACCAACAATCGTGTCATGGAAATTTTCAGTGCCCACCGCGAGCGCGCGTGCCTGGCCGTGCTGGAGGGCGATCGACCGATCGGGCTGATCAACCGCAATATCTTCCTGTCGCAGATGAGCAAGCCGTTTCACCGCGAGCTGTACGACAAGAAAAGCTGCATCGCCTTCATGGACAAGGAACCGCTGATCGTCGATGCCGGGATGAGCATCGAGGCGCTGACATTCAAGACCGTCGAATACGGTGAAAAAGCCCTGGCTGACGGCTTCATCGTTACCCGCAACGGGCACTTTGCCGGGTTGGGCAATGGCCTGGAATTGATGGCGGTGGTCGCGGCGATGCAGGCCGAGAAGAACCGCCAGATGATGCAGAGCATCGAATACGCCAGTGTGATTCAGCGCGCCATGCTGCGGGCCTCCCGCGAGGCACTGAGTTCGACGCTGGGCGATGCCTCGCTGTTGTGGGAGCCGCGTGATGTCGTGGGTGGTGATTTCTATCACTTCTGCGCCTACGCCGATGGCTGGTTCGGCGCCATCGCCGATTGCACGGGACACGGCGTTCCCGGCGCGTTCATGACGTTGATTGCGTCGTCATCCCTGACCCAGGCGCTGGCACAACTGGGGCCGCGCAACCCTGCGAACCTGTTGTCGGCGGTCAATCGCAGCGTCAAGGAGCAACTGGGGCAGGTGAACGGCCTTGATGGCACCCCCGAATCCGACGACGGTCTGGACGCCTCCTTTTTCTGGTTCGATAACGCCACTCAAGTGCTCAGTTTTGCGGGCGCGAGTATGGCGCTGCATGTGTTGCATCCCGACGCCGAACAGCTCGAGACCATTGCCGGCCAGCGCATGGGCGTGGGGTATGTCGACAGCCACTTCGATTACCAATGGTCGGTCAGTCGCGTGCAGATGCAACCGGGAAGCCTGATGTTCATCGCCACCGACGGGTTGATCGACCAGATCGGCGGCCCGAAGCGTATTGCGTTCGGTAAGCGCAAAGCCTTCGAGACGATCATTGCGCACCGCACCCAGCCGTCGAGCGCGATCTGCGAGGCCCTGCAAACGGCACTGGCCGTGTGGCAGGGCGAGCAATCGCGGCGTGACGACTTGACCCTTTTCTGTGCCCGTATTCAGGAATGA
- a CDS encoding GGDEF domain-containing protein produces MAASVASRGTLPDPAPDLFKSEAEALEQARSILALPEADAQVYRKSLSELATHYERLMRETRRLIGRSDRAEREMNALNAQLQTLARQLEYRATHDALTGVLNRGAIIDLTAQALLQTGAVMIVLDIDHFKHVNDEFGHPAGDAVIRGIVDCLRQIVGEDAAIGRVGGEEFTVLIPGGQLEQGVKLAEAMRQAIAAHVFGAPVDRSITASFGVSANPAGTGFDTAYGLADTALYHAKRAGRNRVEVADDSV; encoded by the coding sequence ATGGCAGCTTCTGTCGCATCGCGGGGCACCTTGCCCGACCCGGCGCCAGACTTGTTCAAAAGCGAGGCCGAGGCGCTGGAGCAGGCTCGCTCGATCCTGGCGCTCCCTGAAGCCGACGCGCAGGTCTACCGCAAATCCTTGTCGGAACTTGCGACGCACTATGAGCGCCTGATGCGTGAAACCCGTCGCCTGATCGGTCGCAGCGACCGGGCCGAACGTGAGATGAACGCGCTCAATGCACAGCTGCAGACGCTGGCCCGTCAGCTGGAATACCGCGCGACCCACGATGCCCTCACGGGCGTGCTGAACCGCGGCGCAATCATCGACTTGACGGCCCAGGCGTTGCTGCAGACCGGCGCGGTGATGATCGTTCTGGACATCGACCACTTCAAGCACGTTAACGATGAGTTCGGCCATCCTGCGGGCGACGCCGTGATTCGGGGCATCGTCGATTGCCTGCGGCAGATCGTGGGCGAGGACGCGGCCATCGGCAGGGTAGGCGGTGAAGAGTTCACCGTGCTCATTCCCGGCGGCCAGCTCGAACAAGGCGTCAAGTTGGCCGAAGCCATGCGCCAGGCCATCGCTGCCCATGTGTTCGGTGCGCCTGTCGATCGCAGCATCACCGCCAGCTTCGGCGTCAGCGCCAACCCGGCAGGCACCGGTTTCGACACGGCCTATGGCTTGGCGGACACCGCGCTTTACCATGCCAAACGCGCAGGCCGAAATCGCGTGGAAGTGGCTGACGATTCGGTGTGA